The stretch of DNA CGGGGACAAACTGCATATATAGTATAAATTTAGCTCATACTTTGCAAAAATTTTTTGCAATATTTTTTAGCTTAAACTCATAAAGTAGATTTTGGATTTTGTCCGCTGATTTTATATCTAAACCAAGATCATTTGCCAAAATTTTGTAATAAATTTGCGGGCTATCTTTTAGATTAATTGGCGGTGATTTTGAGCTTTTTGAGAGCTTTTTGCCATCTTTTAAAAGTAGCTTATGATGAATAAAATTAGCATTAAAAAATCTAAAATTTAGCCTTTTTGCAAGGTATCTTTGAGCTAGCGTGCAAGATAGCAGGTCTTCCCCTCTAATAACCAAATTTACGCCCATATCTTCATCATCTATCACACTTGCAAAGTTGTAAGCCGGAGTAAAATCTTTTTTATAAATCACAAAATCGCCCATTTGCTCTGTCAAAAGCCTACCAAGAGGGTCGCCCTCATTCACGCTTAGTCTAATCGCGGTCTTGTCTTTTATAAATTTTAGGTTTTTATTTTTACAAATTTTAGTGTAAATGCCGTTTTTATAGGCATTTTTTGTAGTTCTTGAACACTCGCAGATATAAATTTCATCTAATTTTTCAAGTACATCTTCGTATCTTTTAGCTCTTACTTTAAAGCTAAAATTACGCTCAAAGTCACTTACGCTAATTGGCCCTTTATCATATTCAAGCCCTAAAAATTCTAAAACATCAAAGATATTTTGAACAAATTCTTGCCGGTATCTACCAAGGTCATAGTCATCAATACGTAAGTGCAAAACGCCGCTTGCCGAACGTGTCAAAAGATAAGTCAGGATGAAGTTATAAGCATTGCCAGCATGCAAAAAACCACTAGGAGTAGGAGCTATGCGGGATGCTATGCCACCATTTGGTGGCAAATAGTCATTAATCTCTTGGTCTAGCCTCATTTACCCTTAAAGTACGTCCGCCTAGTTCTTTTTCATTTAGCGCGTCTATAGCCTTTTGTCCCTCATTTGCATCGTCCATTTCAACAAATCCAAAGCCTTTTGAACGATCAGTTTCTCTATCTTTTACTATTTTTGCTCGCCTTACTTCACCAAATTGTGCAAAGGCTTCCTTTAATTCTGCCTCTGTCGTTCTATACGACAAATTTCCTACATAAATATTCACAGGAGTGTTCCTTAAAAAAATTACCGATTTATTCGGTTAGTGTGATAATAGCTAATTTTCGTCAAAAAGATGTAAAAAATCAAAAATTTATTATATTTTTTTGAAAAATATTCTTAAAAGATACAAACTCGTATATATAGAGCTTCTATAACTATCACTAAACAAAATCTAATTTTAAGTTTAAAAAGAATAATTAAATAAAAAATTATTTTATCTTTATAAGCTATTTATAAAGTAAATCATTCTTTACTTGAAGATAGGCTTCATCGCCAAGTAAATTTTTAACTATAAAAAGTGCAAATTCCATTGAAACAGCAGGACCTTTTGCTGTAATAATATTTTGATCCCTCAATACACTCTTGCCGTTATCATAGCCCCTTTTATCACTTCTTACATTTTCTTCAAATCCTGGATAACAAACAAAATGATCTTTTAGCACACCAGCACTCTCAAGTACCATAGGAGCAGCACAAATGGCACAAATAAGCTTATTGCTTTTATCAAAATTTTGCAAAATTGCTTTGAGCCTTGTATCGTTTGCTAGATTGCTAGCTCCTGGAAGTCCCCCAGGAAGGACGATCGCATCGTAGTCTAGCTCCTTCATCTCGCGAAGTGTCACATCAGCCTTTACACTTATATTGTGACATCCTTTGATGTTTACGTCATTTAGCCCAACAATAGAAGCTATCGCTCCAGCTCTACGTAAAACATCAACAGAAGTTAGTGCTTCTATCTCCTCAAATCCATCAGCTAAAATCACAGCAACTTTTTTCATAAATTTATCCTTTACAATAATATGTTTTATTTGTTAAGTAAAATTTTATATAATATTGGCTTATTTCACAAGAAAGGACAGAGCATGCAAGTAAAAATTATTTACTGCAACTCTTGAAACTATCGTCCGGTAGCTTCTCGTGTAGAAGATGAAATAAAAGCGAACTTTAGTGATGCAAGAGTCGAAAAGGTTATAGGTGATGGTGGAAATTTCATCGTCGAGATTGATGGAGATGTTATATTTTCTAAGAAAGATCGCATCGGAAATGATGAAGCGAGATTTCCTCACGGTGAAGAGATCACAACTCTTATAAACAAATATCTCAAAGAAAAGTCGGCTTAATGCTAGCTACCGAGACGGGAAACCGTCTCGTTTTTCCCTATTTTTGACTTATGGTTCTACTATCCTAATATAAAAATTTTATAGTTAAAGCGTTAGCCTATCTCGCTAAGAATTTTCATTATTTTATATATTTTTTGATTCTTAAAGATTTTACGAGCCGATGTTTGACTATATTTGGATTTTTATAAAATATAAAAATTTTGTGTATTCTAAGCTAACACTATTTGAAATTTTACAATGTATGAAATGAAGTTTTTTGCTAAAGCCAATACTTTTTAAATAGTGACTTTAGCTAAGAATTAGGCTTACTAAACGTAAATTTAGTAAGAAAGATTAAACTGCTTTATTTATTCGCACGCTCGATATACTCGCCGCGAACAGTATCCACACGGATAACTTCGCCTTCAAGTACGTGAAATGGTATCTGAACTACCGCACCACTCTCAAGAGTAGCTGGCTTTTTACCGCCTTGTGTATCACCCTTGAAATTTGGTGGAGTCTCAACTATCTTTAGCTCAACTACTTGCGGTACTTCAACGCCGATTGCATTGCCATTGTGAAATAAAATTTCAACCATCATGCCATCGATCATCCATTTTTTAACATCACCCACATCCTCATCGCTAATAGCAACTTGTTCATAAGTAACCGTATCCATAAACTGACAATACTCACCATCATCATAAAGATACTGCATCTCTTTTTCTTCAAGATGTGGTTGCTCGCATTTATCGCCTGCATGAAAAGTCTTTTCAAGCACCTTTCCATCGATAAAAGATTTGATTTTTGCACGAACAAAAGCTGCACCCTTGCCCGGTTTAACGTGTTGATATTCTACGATTTTATAAGGAACGCCATCGATCTCGATCTTTAGCCCTTTTTTTAGATCGCCCATTGAATATGAAGCCATTTTTTATCCTTTCAAAATTTTATATAACTGCGTATTGAGCCCAAACGCAAGCTTCAAGTGCGTTTAGCCTCTCTAACGTTTCTGCTTTTATATGTTCATCAACCAAGATGACAGCAAGTGCCATATTGTGATCATCTCTACCAAGGCGGAAGTCTGCGATATTGATCTTTTCATCAGCTAAAATTTTACTAATCTGAGCGATAACGCCTGGCACGTCATGATTTTTAAAGATGATCATCTTACCTTTTGGTTTAAAGTCAGTCTTAAAACCATTTATCGTTACGATGCGTTGCTGATTTTCACCAAATACCGTTCCACCAACGGTTACAATGCCATTTTCAGTAGTTAAGCGAACTGTGATTTTATTTTTAAAAATGCTATCTCCGCCAAGGCTAGTTTCGGTCACTATGCCTTTTTCATCGCATAAAAATTTAGCATTTACATAATTTATCGCATCACCAAGACTCTCTTTTAAGGCGCCCACGATTGCAAAAGTTAGCATTGAATTTGCATATTCGCTAATCTGACCGTGAGTTTCTATACGGATAGCCTTGATAACGCTTTTATTTATCTGTGCAGCAAGAAATGCCATCTTACTTGTAAGATCGATATAAGGCTCAACAAATGGCGGTAGATCTTCTGTTTTTATAGGTAAATTTAACGCATTTGGATAGCTTATACCGCGAGCTGCTAAAATAGCTTGTTCGACTGCCTCAACTGCGATATTTCGCTGTGATTCAAGCGTATTTGCTCCAAGGTGTGGGGTGACGCTTACATTGTTTAGATCAAGAAGTAGATGATCAGTTGCTGGCTCTCTTGTGAAAACATCAATACCAGCAAATGCTATCTTGCCACTTTTTAGTCCTTCATAAAGCGCTTCTTCATTATAAAGACCACCTCTAGCACAGTTTATAAGTCTTACACCATCTTTCATTTTTGCGATCTCTTTAGCGCCTATCATATTGGTTGTCTCTTTAGTCTTTGGTGTATGGATCGTGATAAAATCACATGCTAAAATATCATCAAAATTTTTAGTGTAAGTACCGCCCATATCGATAACTTTAGATGGGTCAATATATGGATCATAAGCAATGATCTCCATACCAAAAGCTTTTGCACGAACGGCTACCCTTGAGCCAATATTTCCAAAGCCGATCACACCAAGCTTTTTCTTAAAAAGCTCAACCCCATACCACTTCTCGCGTTTCCAAATTCTATCTAGTTTTAGATCGTTGTGAGCGTATTCAAGGGATCTAGCTGAAGCTAGCATATGCGCCATTGTTAGCTCAACCGCGGCAATAGTGTTTGCAGTTGGAACGTTCATAGCTATTATGCCACGCCTTGAGCATCCTTCTATATCGACATTATCTACACCAACACCAGCTCTAACGATAGCTTTTAGTTTTTTACCAGCGTTTAAAAAGGCCTCGTTTACTTCAGTTGAGCTTCTTGTTATAGCAACATCAGCCTCGCCTAAAATTTTTAAAAGTTCATCTTTGGGCGTATTAACTGCGTCTATTACGTTTATATCTTGCTCTTTCTTTAAAAGTTCAAAACCTACTGGATGTATCGCATCGCAAACAATGATAGTCTTCATAATTTTACCTCTCTCACACTTGAGTGGATATCATAAACTCTTAGTTCTAAAATGATATTTTGTAGAAGCTTAGAGTCTTGAGTATTTAAAAATATCTGGCTTTTTGCACCATCTTTTACAACAGTAAAATCAACCTCACTTTTTCTTAAAGTCTGCATCAAACAAAACATTGAATAGATATCATTTTTATCTATCAAAAGCTCATATGCAGTAATCTTTGGTTTTTCTATTTTGGGTCGGTTGTATTCTATAAAAATTTCATTTACAGGCAGCACATAATCTCTTTTTCTAATAGTTGCTAGCTCACTCATCCAGTTAATATTGCTGGTTGTATTTTTGGTTAAATTTTGCTCATTTGTGATATTTTCTTCATGTATCTGGCTGAAATTTACACTTGCAAATTTAACAAGAGAAATTCCAACCAATCCCAATATTACAAATAGCAGGACAACTACTAATAAAAGTACGCGTCTGCCCATTTAAACTAAAGTAATTGTTCTTTTATGATATCGCCAAGTGTTACTTTATCATCATTATCATTGATCTCATTTAACACTTCACGCTCTTTTTGTTTTGCTAAACGACGTATGCTCAGGCGAATTCTATTTTTCTTCTCATCGATAAATGCGATAGCTGCTTCGATCTCATCGCCGATCTTAAGTGTGCTAACATCTACACCACCTAGATCTTCTTTGCGGATTAGTGCATCAACGTTATCGCCAAGCTCTACAAACACACCAAAGTCTTTAATGTCGCGAATTGTTCCTTTTACGATATCGCCTACATTAAATTTATCGGCAAATACTTGAACTGGACTTTGTTTTAGGTCTTTTAGGCTAAGTGAAACTTTTTGTTCAGCACTATCGATTTTGATGATTTTTACTTCAAGCTCGTCACCAGCTTTAAACATATCTTTGCATTTATCGTTTCTATCCCAAGATGCGTCTTCGTTATGCAACAAGCCTTCAACGCAACCCACTCTAACAAATGCGCCAAAATTTGTGATAGTTGTCACAACGCCTTTTACTACGTCACCCTCTTTGTGTTTTGCCTTAAACTCATCAAATGGCTTTGGAAGTAAATTTTTAAGGCTTACTCTTAGGCGGTGTCCTTTTGCATCTATCTCAATAACCTCAACATCAATCTCTTGGCCTTCGCTGATGTGATCTTTTGGATTTTTGATATTTTTGTCCCATGAAATTTCAGATATATGTAAAAATCCTTCAATATCATTTCCAAGATCAACAAATGCGCCGTAAGGCTCAATATTACTAACTGTAACTTTGATAGTGTCACCAACCTCTAGTCCATCATTTATGATCTCTTCCCAAGGATCTGGAGTAGCTGCCTTGATAGATAAAGACAAGTGACGTTTTTCGTTGTCATAGCTGATAACTTTAACTAAAACTTTATCGCCTTCTTTATATAGTGAACTAGGATTTACTGGGCCTTTATAACTTATCTCACTGTAATGCACAAGCCCATCGACTCCACCAACATCAACAAACATACCATAAGTTGTGATTTTTTTAACTGTACCCTCTATAACGCTATCATTTTCTACTATGCTTGATAGAGCTTCTTTACGCTTTTTGCGGTCGTCATCTAAAATTTTCTTTCTAGAGACAACTATGCTATTTTCTTCTTTATCAATTTTTATAACTCTTACTTTATATGTTTTACCAATTACTCCTTCAGCATTTTTAAAGCCACTGTGAGTTTTTGGTAAGAAAAATTCCACGCCATTTACATCTTGAGTGATAAAGCCACCTTTATTTTTTCCAACTACTTTTACGTCGATTTCGCCAGAATTTTCAGGATCGTAAGCTTCGATGAAAGCTTTAACTTTCTCTTTTCTAAGTGCTTTTTTGTGCGACACTATAGGTCTTCCATTTCTTGATCCAGTTATTACAACTTTGATCGTATCGCCAACTTTATGCGTCAGGTTGCCATTTGCATCAGTGATCTCAGAAACATTTAAAATGCCCTCTGATTTCTTGCCAACGTCGATTAAAACCTCATCGCCATTGATACTGACGATCTTTGCGTCACTATCTTCTTCAGTCTTTTTAAAAGACTCCTCTAACATCGCAGCAAAATCGATATCTTCGATATCTTCGTCTTTTGCTTTTCCTAATTGAACACTTTTGTTCACAGCCATCTTGATCCTTTAAATTTTATTATGCCAGTAGAGGCAAATTGGCTTATTATAGTTAATTGTGGCTTTAGCTAGGATAAATTTTATACTTTTTTGATTCTATCAACGACTTTTTGTATGATCCAGTCAGGCGTACTTGCACCCGCACTTATGCCACACAAATTTTTGCCATCAAACCATGACTTTTCAAGCTCTTCTTCGCTTTCTATCAGGTAGCTATCTTCGCAGAAATTTTTAGATATTAGGTAGAGTTGTTTTGTATTTGAGCTATTTTTTCCACCAATTATTATCATCACATCAGCTCTTTTTGCCAAATTTTTAGCAGCCTCTTGGTTTTCAAATGTTGCGTTGCAGATGGTGTTAAAAACGCGCACTTCTTTTACATGAAGCATGAGATAGTTTGCGATCTGCATAAATTTCTCAACTTTTCTAGTCGTTTGGCTAACAAGTGCAACCTTTTGTTTAAATTTAATACCCTCTAGCTCGCTCTCTTCAAGCACGACGTAGACGTTACCCTTGGCATATGACTTCACGCCCTTTACTTCAGGGTGGTGCACGTCACCATAGATCACCACGTCATAGCCCTCTTCACTCATTTTTTCACAAATTTGTTGTGGCTTTGTCACAAATGGGCAAGTTGCATCGATCACTTTTATATCGGTTTTTTTTAGCTCCGCAAGGTCATTTTTAGTGATGCCATGAGTGCGGATGATAGCCTTTTTCTCATCTTTTAGCTCATCTATGCCCTCAAGTGTTTTTACATTGTAGTTTTTCTCAAGCCTGTTTATCTCTTCGTTATTATGAATGAGTGGCCCAATGGTCGCAGCATCTCCTGCATTTTCAGCAATCTTTATCGCCCTTTTTACACCAAAGCAAAATCCATAACTACTAGCAAGCTCAATCTTCAATTTTAGCTCCCATTTTCTTTAAAATTTCAGCAAAATTTGGGAATGAGGTGGCGATAAATTCGCTCTTTTCTATCTGCATGCCACATTTTAGTCCAAGCACAGCAAAGCTCATAGCAATCCTGTGATCTCCGTGGCTATCTATCGTGGCAAATTTAGCCTCAGAGCCATTTATGATAAAGCCATCTTCAAGCTCGCTAGCATCAACGCCGCACTGCTTTAAAGCATTTATCGTGACAGCAATTCTATCGCTCTCTTTTACACGAAGCTCTTTGGCATTTATTAGCTTACTTTGGCCTTTGGCGCAGGCAAATGTGATGGCTAAAGCTGGGGCTTCATCGATAAGCCACGAAATATTTTCGCTAACTTCTATACCTTTTAAATTTGGTGAGTATTCAACCTCGATATCACCGATATCTTCGTATTTACTTGAGGTTTTGTGAAATTTTATCTCAGCACCCATTTTTTCTAAAATCCTGTAAGCTTCGATGCGAGTTTTATTTAGCAAGATATTTTTTAAAATGATATGCGAATTTGGGATGATTAAAGCTGCGACCGCGAAGAAAAATGCCGAGCTTGGGTCATTTGGCACGTCTATATCAAGTGGCGCAAGTGGCGAGTTCATCGGTTCCAGTGTGATCTCTAGGTCGTCACGCTTTATATCAGCTCCCATGCCAGCTAGCATACGCTCAGTATGATCTCTGCTTAGCTCTGGCTCACTAAATTTGCAGCCATTTGAGTAAAGAGCCGCTAGTAAAAGCGCACTTTTTACCTGAGCTGAGGCGATCTTGCTCTCAAAACTAAATCTTTCAAATTTTGTTCCTCTTATGCAAAGCGGAGCGTTATTTGCGTTGTTTGCACCATCTATCTTTGCACCCATATCATTTAGAGGTTTTGCTATTCTAGCCATTGGACGCGAGTTTAAATATCTATCACCACTTAGCACAAAAAAGCCCTCTTGTGCGGCTAATAATCCCATAAAAAGCCTCATCGCCGTACCAGAGTTGCCACACTCTAAGATTTCATTTGGCTCTTTTATCTTTTGCGGCGGTGTGATCGTTATTTCGAAACCATTGTCCTCAACTTTTGCGCCTAAAAGCTCGACTATTTTTAAGGTATTTAGCGTATCGCCTGCTCTTAGATAGTTTCTAACGTGAGATGGTTTGTCGCTTAAAAGCGAAAAGATCGCGCATCTATGCGAGATAGACTTATCGGCTGCAATGTCGTCGATGGTTAAATTTAGACTTTTTTCTAATGGATAAATTCTCATCTTATTCCGATATTTAGTTTCTCTTTTAGCTCGCTTAAAATTTTATCCATAAGTGCGTTTATATCGTCATCCTCGAGTGTTTTTTCCATATCTTGGAATGTAAATTTAAGGCTAAGACTGATCGAGCCATTTAGCTTTGCATCTTTGTAGATATCAACTGGTAAAAATTCCTTTAGCTCTTTTAGATTTAGCCCTCTTATGCACTCATAAATTTGTCCAGCCTCGAAATTTTCAGGCACAATAAGGCTAAGATCCCTTGTTGTGCTTTGAAATTTAGAGTAAGGCACTGCCAAAATTGGCTCAAATTTAAGCTTAGCAAAATCAATCTCGCAAACATATGTTCTTGGCAGATCTCTCTTTGCCTCAACTCTTGCGTCAACTCTACCGATATAGCCGATATTTTCGCCATTTTGATAGATGTGTGCTTGCTCGTATGGGCTAAGATATGAGATGCCCTGGCAAGGTTTTAGCTCAAATTTACCTATGACGTTTTGCACCATCGATGCAAATGCGTAGAAATTTGCCTCCTCACCTTTTGCACCGTTTATCAGAGTCGGCTCTTTTAAAAGTCCAGACACAACAAAGCCTAAATTTAAGCCCTGATTTGCATTTTCATCAAAAATTTCTCCAAGCTCAAATAGTCTAACTGAGCGTTTCGAGTTTTTGATATTTTTCTCGCTTGAGCTTAGAAGGTGATTAACAAGTGTCGGTCTAAGCGTGTTTAGCTCGTTATTTATAGGATTTAGTATCTTAACTTTGCATGATTTAAAATTTAACTCGCTAAGCTCATCCTCACTATCAAAGACATAGTGCACACTTTCAAAAAAGCCATTATTAGCTGCTCTACGCCTTAAATTTAGGGCGTTTTTATAGTCAAAATATGTCTTATTTAGCCTATTTTTCTCAGAGAAATTTAGTGGTTTTGAGGCAATATTGTCTATGCCTACTATCCTTACGATCTCCTCGCAAACATCGTGAGAATTTACTATATCATGGCGAAATAACGGCACTTTTACGTTAAAGCTTTCTTGCTCAACATTTACTGCGATCTCAAAGCCAAGTTTCTTTAAAATTTTAACGACATCATTTCTAGCAATATCTTGACCGATCATATTTTTAAGCTCAAAAAGAGAGATGCTTAGTGTTATAGACTCGGTATTTAAAAGCGACTGCTGTGAGCCAGCAAAGAGATTTAGAGCATCTTTAAAATTAGCAAGTCTTTTAAATAAATAATCCGCACCATAAGCTAAATTTGGCTCGCTACCACGACTTGAGCGATAAATTTGATCACCCTTTGGTAAATTTTTATTTTCAAAAATAGCTTTTGAAACTACATCTGGCTTTACGTAGCTAGCTTCTACTAGGATCACTTTTGACTTCTCATCTACTCTTGCTACGTCACTTTGGTAAATTCCAGCAATGCCTAAATTTTTATCACCGCAATAAACGACACATTCGCCATTTTCGCCATTTTTTATATCAAAAACAGCCTTTTCGCCTTCACTTACAAGTTTAGCGTGATCATAAGCCCTAAATAAAACACCCGTGCAAAATGTCGCGTATTCAAGCAGTCTCTCAACTAAATTTGTCTTTTGGCACTCTATTAATGCTAGACGCATACGAGTTATTAGATTTTCATATAGTCCTTCTTTTAGCTCAAAAGCCTTATACAAAAATGACCCACTTACTTTATCCTCTACTCGCACAGAAGCTATTCTGCCAATACCTAGTAAATTTTCGCTCTCATCGTCTTCGTGACTATCTTTCATATTTAGATCAAGCGCTGCACAAATTTCTCTTGCGATGCCATGTAAATTTTGGCAATCGCCTCTGTTTGCTGTGACATCAACTTCAATTATCGTATCTTTAAATACCTCAAATTCGCTAAGACTTGTACCAAGTTTTAGTTTACCGATGCTCTCATCAAGCGGTAAAATTCCATCGTTTACCTTTGGAAGTCCCAGCTCACTTGAAGAGCAGATCATACCACTTGACTCGATACCTCTTAGCTTTGCTTTTTTTATCTCAAGACCATTTGGCATAGTCGTGCCAATAAGTGCAACTGGCACAAACTGGCCAGCTTCAACGTTTTTAGCCCCACACACGATCTGAAGCGTCTCTCCACCAACATCCACTTGACAAATGCTTAGTTTATCAGCATCTGGGTGTTTCTCTCTACTTTTTATGTAGCCAACCACAATACTCTTTGGTAAATTTATCTCTTTATAGCTATCAACCTCTAGCCCGATAGAATTTAATGTCTTTGAAAGTGTCTCGCCACTAACCTCGCTAAGGTCGATCCACTCGTTTAACCAATGCTTTGAAATTATCATTTAAACTGCTCCAACAATCTTAAATCTCCCTCAAAAAGTGACCTCAAATCAGGCACTCTATGAAGCAACATCGCAAATCTCTCAACGCCAAGACCAAAAGCGTATCCACTTACATTTTTATAGCCAACCGCCTTAAATACATTTGGATCAACAACTCCACATCCAAGCACTTCAAGCCAAGTAGTCTGCTTGCACACTCTGCAGCCCTTGCCATGGCAAAATATACAACTAATATCAACTTCGGCACTAGGCTCCGTAAATGGAAAGAAGCTAGGACGAAAACGCACTTGCACATCGCCAAACATATGTTTTAAAAAATCTTCAAGCATTGATTTTAAATTTGCAAAGCTAACTTTCTCAGCATCCTCCACCACAAGGCCCTCGACTTGGTGAAACATCGGTGTATGCGTTAAATCCATATCACGTCTAAAGACAGTACCTGGCGCTATCATACGAATAGGCGGCTTTTGATTTAGCATAGTTCGCACCTGAACTGGGCTCGTATGCGTCCTTAAAAGTCTAAAATCATCTAGGTAAAATGTATCTTGCATATCCCTTGCTGGGTGGTATTTTGGTAAATTTAGCGCTTCAAAGTTGTGAAAATCATCTTCTATAAGTGGTCCAGTTTCAAGTGAGAAATTTAGAGCTAAAAAGTACTCAATTATCTTATCCATCGTAGCCATAACAGGGTGCAGCGCTCCACTAGCAACAGGCTCATTAAATAGCGTGATATCAGCGGCCTCTTTTTTCATCTTGTTATCTATCTCTTGCTCGCTAAGCTCAGCCTTTTTAGCTTCTATTAGCGCGCCAAGCTCATCTCTTTGCTTGTTTAAATTTGCTGCAAATTCCTTTTTCTCATCTTCACCAAGCTCTTTTAGCTTTGCAAAGCCTTGCGCCAAGATGCCCTTTTTGCCAAAAATTTCTACCCTGACTTTTTCCAAATCATCAAGCGTTGAAATTTCATTTTTGATTTTATTAACGAAATCTTGCAATTTTTTGCCTTTATAAATTTTTGAGTCGATTTTATAGAAAAAGAGTTAAAATCAAGATAAAGAGCACGAAATTTAAGCACACTTTGATATAATTTTGCAAAATTTCAAAGGAGCTAAAATGACCATATTTGAAAAGATCGTAGCTGGTGAAATTCCTTGCAACAAAGTGCTTGAAAGCGAGAAATTTCTAGCTTTTAATGACATAAATCCAAAAGCACCGATCCACATCCTAATTATCCCAAAAAAACACTATAAAAATTTCCAAGAGATGGATCCGGTTTTAATGGGAGAGATGACAAAATTTATCCAAGAAGTAGCGACCTTAATGGGTGTTGATAAGAGCGGATACCGCCTCATCACAAACTGCGGTGAAAACGGTGGTCAAGAAGTTATGCACCTACATTTTCACCTACTTGGCGGAGCAAAGCTTGGCTGGAGCGAAGGCGTAGCTGATCCACAAAGCACATTTTAATAACTTCTAAATCTTAGACTCAAAGCATGAGTCTAAGATTTTATTTTCTTGCAGACTTAATAGCTTCAAGCAACTCTTCAAAACCTACTTTACTTGAGTTTTCGACATCTTTTAATATTTCAACGCCAGGTAAATTTCCTTTGTCTTTATCAGCAAAAATAACCATCGCTTTTTCTAGTCCATGATGAACATTTTCATGATGAGCTGCGATACTTGAGAGAATTTTGGCATCTTTTACAAGAGTATTTTTCACATCTTTTTCATACCATTTGCCAAATCTACACTCATGAACATCTTGAATTTTATTAAATTCATTTAAAAGCACACCTCTATATCCATTTAGCTTCATATTTATATGATCTATTTTTCCATTACTTACATAGACTTCATTTGTAACATTTAGAGCCTGATTTAGGATATTTTGCGTATTTGAGTTTACGCTTGAGATGTTTCCTTCAAATCCACCTAAAATTTTCATAGCATTTGCAGAAATTTTTGAGAAATTCTCACTCATTTCGATCATCGTATTTGCACTTTGCTTAAGGCCATTTATATTTACTTCTACTTCAAGTGTCGCTTTTTGAGTGCGCTCAGCTAGCTTTCTAACCTCATCTGCCACGACAGCAAAACCTCGTCCATGCTCACCAGCACGGGCCGCCTCGATCGCAGCATTTAGAGCTAGTAAATTTGTCTGATCTGAGATGTCTTTA from Campylobacter concisus encodes:
- the pheS gene encoding phenylalanine--tRNA ligase subunit alpha, translated to MQDFVNKIKNEISTLDDLEKVRVEIFGKKGILAQGFAKLKELGEDEKKEFAANLNKQRDELGALIEAKKAELSEQEIDNKMKKEAADITLFNEPVASGALHPVMATMDKIIEYFLALNFSLETGPLIEDDFHNFEALNLPKYHPARDMQDTFYLDDFRLLRTHTSPVQVRTMLNQKPPIRMIAPGTVFRRDMDLTHTPMFHQVEGLVVEDAEKVSFANLKSMLEDFLKHMFGDVQVRFRPSFFPFTEPSAEVDISCIFCHGKGCRVCKQTTWLEVLGCGVVDPNVFKAVGYKNVSGYAFGLGVERFAMLLHRVPDLRSLFEGDLRLLEQFK
- a CDS encoding histidine triad nucleotide-binding protein; this translates as MTIFEKIVAGEIPCNKVLESEKFLAFNDINPKAPIHILIIPKKHYKNFQEMDPVLMGEMTKFIQEVATLMGVDKSGYRLITNCGENGGQEVMHLHFHLLGGAKLGWSEGVADPQSTF
- the aroA gene encoding 3-phosphoshikimate 1-carboxyvinyltransferase gives rise to the protein MRIYPLEKSLNLTIDDIAADKSISHRCAIFSLLSDKPSHVRNYLRAGDTLNTLKIVELLGAKVEDNGFEITITPPQKIKEPNEILECGNSGTAMRLFMGLLAAQEGFFVLSGDRYLNSRPMARIAKPLNDMGAKIDGANNANNAPLCIRGTKFERFSFESKIASAQVKSALLLAALYSNGCKFSEPELSRDHTERMLAGMGADIKRDDLEITLEPMNSPLAPLDIDVPNDPSSAFFFAVAALIIPNSHIILKNILLNKTRIEAYRILEKMGAEIKFHKTSSKYEDIGDIEVEYSPNLKGIEVSENISWLIDEAPALAITFACAKGQSKLINAKELRVKESDRIAVTINALKQCGVDASELEDGFIINGSEAKFATIDSHGDHRIAMSFAVLGLKCGMQIEKSEFIATSFPNFAEILKKMGAKIED
- the pheT gene encoding phenylalanine--tRNA ligase subunit beta, yielding MIISKHWLNEWIDLSEVSGETLSKTLNSIGLEVDSYKEINLPKSIVVGYIKSREKHPDADKLSICQVDVGGETLQIVCGAKNVEAGQFVPVALIGTTMPNGLEIKKAKLRGIESSGMICSSSELGLPKVNDGILPLDESIGKLKLGTSLSEFEVFKDTIIEVDVTANRGDCQNLHGIAREICAALDLNMKDSHEDDESENLLGIGRIASVRVEDKVSGSFLYKAFELKEGLYENLITRMRLALIECQKTNLVERLLEYATFCTGVLFRAYDHAKLVSEGEKAVFDIKNGENGECVVYCGDKNLGIAGIYQSDVARVDEKSKVILVEASYVKPDVVSKAIFENKNLPKGDQIYRSSRGSEPNLAYGADYLFKRLANFKDALNLFAGSQQSLLNTESITLSISLFELKNMIGQDIARNDVVKILKKLGFEIAVNVEQESFNVKVPLFRHDIVNSHDVCEEIVRIVGIDNIASKPLNFSEKNRLNKTYFDYKNALNLRRRAANNGFFESVHYVFDSEDELSELNFKSCKVKILNPINNELNTLRPTLVNHLLSSSEKNIKNSKRSVRLFELGEIFDENANQGLNLGFVVSGLLKEPTLINGAKGEEANFYAFASMVQNVIGKFELKPCQGISYLSPYEQAHIYQNGENIGYIGRVDARVEAKRDLPRTYVCEIDFAKLKFEPILAVPYSKFQSTTRDLSLIVPENFEAGQIYECIRGLNLKELKEFLPVDIYKDAKLNGSISLSLKFTFQDMEKTLEDDDINALMDKILSELKEKLNIGIR
- a CDS encoding CZB domain-containing protein, whose protein sequence is MKLNGYRGVLLNEFNKIQDVHECRFGKWYEKDVKNTLVKDAKILSSIAAHHENVHHGLEKAMVIFADKDKGNLPGVEILKDVENSSKVGFEELLEAIKSARK
- a CDS encoding 4-hydroxy-3-methylbut-2-enyl diphosphate reductase, translated to MKIELASSYGFCFGVKRAIKIAENAGDAATIGPLIHNNEEINRLEKNYNVKTLEGIDELKDEKKAIIRTHGITKNDLAELKKTDIKVIDATCPFVTKPQQICEKMSEEGYDVVIYGDVHHPEVKGVKSYAKGNVYVVLEESELEGIKFKQKVALVSQTTRKVEKFMQIANYLMLHVKEVRVFNTICNATFENQEAAKNLAKRADVMIIIGGKNSSNTKQLYLISKNFCEDSYLIESEEELEKSWFDGKNLCGISAGASTPDWIIQKVVDRIKKV